GGTTGTTTCACAGAAGACGGCACCATCGCCAATATTACCGCTCTCTGGGTCGCCCGAAATCGTCTTTTTGGGCCCAAGCCCGGGTTTGACGGCATCGAAAAACAAGGTGTGGCAGCCGCTTACAGTGCCTATGACCTGGACCGATGCGTTATCCTTGTTTCCCGGCTGGGGCATTATTCCCTGAGAAAAGCCGGCGGTATTCTGGGCATCGGCAACGAAAATGTAATCGCCATTGACGTGGATCAAAATCACCACCTCGACCTTCAATGCCTTCAAAAAAAGATTCGTCAACTTAAAAATGAAGGGAAGACTCGAATCTTGGCTATCATCGGCATTGCGGGGGCCACGGAAACCGGCACGATCGACCCCCTCGAAGCGCTCAGTGAGATAAGCCGCACCTACGGTGTTCATTTTCATATCGACGCGGCATGGGGCGGGCCCACGCTCATGTCCGATAAATACCGCCACCTGCTGAAGGGCATCGAATTGGGCGATTCAGTCACCATCGACGGGCACAAACAATTTTATATGCCCATGAGTTGCGGAATGGTTTATTTCAAGGACCCTCAGGCGCTGGATGCCATCGCTTATCATGCCCGCTATATCAACCGTCCCGGCTCAGTCGATTTAGGCATTAAATCCCTCTCCGGCTCAAGAGAGGCCAATTCCCTGATTCTCGACAGCGCCCTTAAAATTATGGGAACCAACGGATATGCCCTTTTGATTGATCACGGCATTCGAACCGCACGGGAATTCGCGGACGAGATCGAACGGCGGGCGGATTTTGAACTGACGACTCCACCAACGCTCAATATTCTCACCTATCGGCTCTATCCCGCCAAGCTCAAACAAGCCTTTGCCGATCAAAACAAGGCGGGGAAAAAACGGATTTATGACATTCTCAACAACATCAACCGCGATGTACAACGCCACCAGCGGGAAGCGGGAAAAAGTTTTGTATCGAGAACCTCGCTTAAAGGGGTTGAACCCTGGGCGGATGAAAGGGTGGTGTTGCGGGTCGTCATTATGAATCCGATGACGGACATTCGAATCCTTCGGGAAATTTTGGATGAACAGGAAAGGATATACCGCAGAACAGAATCCGGCTATCCCGACATGGATGCCTAAAGGGAATTGCCTTGTTTCACCATACCATTTATCTTGCGCATGCGCTGGATTATAATCTTGCCCTTAATAAATGGGTTCGATAAACCTCTTGAAACAACGGGATATCGAGAATAAGGAATGTTAAATGGTCAGCACGCCATGCACCGCGATACAATGTCACAAAGGGGGGTAAATATGGCTGTTATTACAATTGCCAGGCAATTTGGTGCGGGAGGAAGAACGCTGGGAAAACAGGTGGCAGACAAACTGGAATACGACCTGATCGACGAGCAAATTGTGGAAGCGATCGCCATGAAAGCCAATGTCTCCGCCGACTGGGTGGAAGCAATCGCTAAAGAGACCGGCAGCGAAGGTTTTCTGGCGCGTCTGGCCAAAAAACTGGGGCCTTTTCGAAAAGGATATACGGAGGTGGCGATGGAAAAAAAACCGGGCTATATTGATGGCCACCTCTACATTTCGCTCCTGCATCAGGTAATTCCCCAAATCGCCGCGCAGGATAACGTCGTGATCATCGGCCGCGGGAGTCAATATATTCTTGGGGATCGCCCGAACACCTACCATTTTCTACTGATTGCCGATCTTGAACACCGTGTCGATTTCATGGAAAAGCACTATGACATTCCGCGCAAACAGGCGTTGTTCATTGTGGAAAAACAGACCAAACGGCGACTTAACCTGTACCGGTATTTCGATAAAACCGATTACGATCAACCCGATCTGTATCATATGGTTTTCAACATGAACCGAGTTAAAATGGAAGAAGCCGTCCGGGCGGTGTGTCAGTTGGCAGCCGGTCGCGTTTTTTGATTACGAATAATAATGATTAACAGCATCAATCCGGTTGCCGCCGAGAGCAAGGAACCCAGAATAACCCCCAGTTTGGAATAATTCAACAATTGAGCATCTGGAAATGAGAGCATGGAAATGAACTCGGGCTTGGGTTTCGGAGGATCATCCCTCGGCGTCCGGATCCGGTTCAAATTCATGTAAATTGCAATGTCTGGTAAGCCGGCAGTATTCGCCCAGTTCATCAATGCGCGTTCGATCCCAGATGCGAATACCGGATCGGTAAGCGGCCCGGCCGATGAGGTGCGCGGAAACGGGCGCGGTGAGCAGCAGAAAACAGATAGCTGCCAAGGCCCTCAGGGTTACGCCGGTTTCCATGTCGTAAAAAGCCACTCCCAACAGAATGAGCCCGGCACCCATGGTACCGGCCTTGGTGCCGGCATGCATCCGGAGCAGGATGTCTGGCAGGCGAAGCACTCCCACCGCCGCCACCAGAGAAAACAGGGCACCGGTCAATATCATCACAGCGGCAATGGCATCGTTCATGGTTCCTCCCGCATACCCGGCCGTTTCGCGGCCCGGCGCTCAAGCCAACGAGCCAGTGCCACTGTTCCCAGAAAGGCAACGAGCGCATAGGCGATGGCCACGTCCAGCACCGCCGATCTGCGGGTGTATACCGACAAGGCTGCCAGAAAGCCGACAATCAGAACAGAAATAAGGTCGAGCGCCATGATCCGGTCAGCCGGGTCCGGGCCTCTCACAAGCCGGATTCCGGCCAGAAAAATCCCCACCAGCAGCAATACCAGAGTAACCTGCGCGGCATGATGCAGTAGTTGGTCCATTGTCATCGAAACACCTCCAATACGCGCCGCTCGATCCCGTTCTTGATTTCAGCGCGCACCACTTCAATATCATCCATGAACATGACATGGACATAAAGGATCGATCTGTCCTCGGAAATATCCAGACTCAATGTGCCGGGTGTCAGAGAAACCAGGTTAGCCACCAATGTGATCTCCATATCCGTTCGGGCATCCAGCGGAATGCCGATGATCCCCGGCCGGCTGGTGTGGTACGGTGTGATGACATCCCAGAGCACCCTCAAATTGGAAACCACGAGTTGCCACAAAAAATGAGCGATCAGGCGCAGCACCTTAGACAACCGGTTGAAATAAGCTTCCTGGCCATATAGAGACCGGGTAACCCACAGAGCAAGATATCCCACGACAAAGCCGGCCACAAAGCCCCCCAAGGAAAATTCCCCCAATACCGCGGAAAACCCGATAGCCAGGATCGTGTTCAGGATCAACAGGTTCATGGCACTCCCTTTCCCAGAACAGCCTGTATATAAAGATCGGGTTGGAGCATAGACTCGGCGGATTTTAAAGCCAGCCGGTAAACCGGTTCAACCCCAAAGCCGATGGCCACAGTCAATAGTACCAGCACAGCCACGGGCGCCAGCATCCAGGCCGATGGGCCGTTTAGCGGCAGATCCTGTTTTTCAGCCTGATTCGGTGCAAGTTTCCAAAAGGCCTTGTCCCAGATTTTGGTCATGGAATAAGCCGTCAGAAGCCCAACGACAATGGCGACGGTCACAGCAGTGACAGCGCCGACCTCGATGCCTGCCCGAATCAAAATCATTTTGGCCCAAAAACCGGAAAGCGGCGGAAAACCCGCCAGGGAAAAGGCCGGAATAAAAAAGAGAAAAGCCACCAGCGGCCTGCGGTGATAAAGCCCTCCAAGATGATCCAGATCAAAACTGGCGCCGCTGTGCCATATCATGCCGCCTACCAGAAAGAGGGACGCCTTGACAATGATGTGGTGTATCAGGTAAAAAACCGCTCCTGCCAAGGCCATGGGCGTGAAGAGGGCAAGCCCCAGCACCATATAGCCCACCTGACTGATGATGTGAAACGAGAGAATGCGGCGAATATCTTTATGCGCTGCGGCGCCCAGAACGCCGCTGGTCATGGTCAACAGGGCCAGAACCAGCAGAACCCGGCAAATGAATGCCGAATCAACGGCAAAGACAAGGGTCGTCAACCGCATCAAGGCATACACGCCAACCTTGGTCAGAAGCCCGGCAAAAAGGGCCGCCACCGCCGGCGGCAAGGTGTGGTAAGCAGCCGGAAGCCAGAAATAAAGCGGAAAAATGCCGGCTTTGATGCCGAAAGCCGCCACAAAAAGCATGGCCACCGCTGTCCTCATGCCGACAGGATCCACATGGGCGAGTTTTAAATGGAGGTCCGCCATGTTGAGGGTTCCGGTCATACCGTAGGTCAGCCCCAGAGCGGTAATGAAAAGCAAGGTGGCAAAAATATTGATCGCCACATACTTGACACCGCCGTCCAACTGGATGTTTTTCCGCCCCATGACCAGAAGGCCGAAAGAACTCATCAGCATGACCTCGAACCAGACGTAAAGATTGAAAAGATCGGCGGTCAAAAAGGCGCCCGTGATGCCTGTCAGCAGAATATGCAGCAGCGCATAAAACCCATTGGACACCAGATCGGCGTCTATGCTGCTGCCTGCATAGACGATCGAAGCAAGTCCGATGATTCCGGTTATAACCACCATGACCGCGGCAAGGGTATCCACTGCCAGACTGATACCAAAAGGCGCGTCCCAAGCCCCCATGCAAACCACCTGAATGCCGTTTTGCGCAACCTGGACAAAAAGCGCCACTCCCAGGATCAGGTGCAGTGCGGCTCCTGCCACGGCCAGTTCATGGGCACGCCTGGGATGCAGCCGCATCCCCATGGCCAAAGCAGCAAACAGCAACGGAACAATGACAACGGATGCCGGCAGGGCGCTCATTGCGAAATCTCCTGCGATTTTGAATCCTTATCTGTTGTGGATGCCACAGGCTCAGCCACCCGCATGGCCTCGCTGTCCACAGTTCCAAGGGTTGCATAAGTCCGGTAGAAAAGAACGAAAATAAAGGATATCAGGGCAAATCCAATGACAATCGCGGTCAAAATCAGCGCCTGGGGCAGCGCGTTGGCCAGGGGGCCGGAGGGTAGGGTTTGCCCTTCCGTAATGAGCGGCGGGGCCAGGTGTCCAATTCGTCCGGCCGTCAGAATCAACAGATTGACGGCATTGCTGGCCAATATCAGGGCAAAAATGAATCGAATCAGGTCACGGCAGAGCATCAGAAAAAAGCTGACGGCCACCATGGCGCCCACTAGAATTGGAAGCATTAACTCCATTTACGCTTCCTCCAGGGATAGAATCAGGGAAAGCACTGTACCCAGAACCACCAGAAATACCCCGATATCAAATAGCAGGGGCGTTCCGAGCGAAACCCCCGGGGTCAGGGACCACCAGATGCCGGTCAAAAAGGGTTTCCCCACGAGCATGGGCAGCACTCCAGTTGTCGAAACCAGAATCAGACCCGCGGCGGCCAGTTGCCGGGGGCCAATCCGCAGCGACTGGTACACCAAATTCGGCCCCTCGGCCATGGCAAAAAGCCCGAAGCCGCTGGCTGCCACCAGCGCAGCCGCAAAACCACCGCCGGGCAGATGATGTCCCCGCCACAGCAGGTAAACGGCAAAAACCAGAATAAGAGCGACCAGCAACCGGATTGCGGTGCTCAGGATGATGGATCGCATGAACGCCTCCGGCGGATCAGGGCCACGCCGGCAATGCCGGCCACAGCCACCACAATGATTTCCCCCATCGTGTCGAAGCTGCGGAAATCAACCAGAATCACATTGACAATGTTGCGGCCGTTCGCCTTTACGACACTTAACGTCTCATAATAGGAGGTGATACTGCGGTCAAGGTGCCCTGCGATAGAGGCCAGCAGCAGGAGGGTCACGACAGTTCCGGCAGCCAGGGCAATGCCCGCGTTGAAAAGGAGCCGGGAGGGTTTGCTCAGATGCGGGGTCATGGCCGGCAGGCGAAGCAGAACATTAGCGACGATGATCATTGTCAGCGTTTCGACCAGCAATTGGGTCAGGGCCGCATCCGGAGCACCGTTCCACAGAAAAATCATGGCGCATCCAGCCCCGATAACGCCGAGTGCGCAAAGAGCCAGCAAACTTGAACCGGCCAGAAGCAGGACCATCAAGGCCAGAAACATCAGTAAGCAAAGCAGAATTTCAATAACAGCTGCATCCAACACAACGTTCAAGGGCAATCGAACCACAACGCCGTTGGTCAAAAGGGTCGCACCGACTCCTGCCACTACCGAAAAGAGGATCACACTCAGATACCGCTGGAGCGAGCCGTTTTGCACCAGGCGGGTATGCACGACGGCCAGAGCCGACGTCATGTAAAGCATACGGTCATAGATTTGAGAGCCTGTGATTGGCTGGTTCTGCTTGATAAGTCCGGATGCTTTACGCAGCCGTTGCCGGCCGGCATACCCGATAACGCCCAGCGCCAGGGTTAGGGCGCTGAGAAGTAGCGGATCATTGAAGCCATAAAAAATTTTCAGGTGAATATCCTCTGCTTTGGGATAAAACGCCTGAACAGCCGGTTCCACCATATGACGGCCCACCCAGTCCGGGAATAGACCGAAGATAACACCCAGAAATCCCAAAACCAATGGACCGATCCACATCGCGACCCCGGCCTCTGCCGGCCTCCCGGAAGGCGCCTTCAAAGGGCCGGTAAAAACCTGCAGGAAAAAAATACCCGTCACCGAAGTCATCAGGGCATTGGATACAAGGGCCGCTAAGGTGGCAAACTGTGGGAACATCTCTTCGGTCAAGGCACCTTTGTACATGATTTCTTTGCCGATAAAGCCGAAAAAAAGTGGGAAACCGGCCATGGAAAGGGCCGCGGCAGCGGTGGCAACAGCGGTGATCGGCATAGTCCGCCACAGTCCCCCGATCTGGGTCAGCAGCCGAGTACCGGTCTGGTAGTCCAGAGTTCCCACAATCATAAAGAGTGCAGATTTATACAGGGCATGAACCATCAGAAAAGTGACGGCCGCAGTCAGGGTCGGGGTGCTTCGGCCGCCAAGGAACATCGTCATGATCCCCAGCGCCATAACAGTGGTGTAGGCCAGCATGCGCTTTAAATCCTCCTGCCCGATCGCCAGGATGGCACCCCATAACGCCGTAATACCCCCGATGGTCACCAGTGTCTGCATCCAGACCGGTGTGCAGCCCAGCACCGGATGCAGCCGTGCCAGCAGATAGATGCCGGCCTTGACCATGGTGGCCGAATGCAGAAAGGCGCTGATCGGGGTGGGTGCCGCCATGGCGTTGGGCAGCCAAAAGTGAAAGGGAAACTGAGCGGATTTAGTAAATGCACCGGCAAATATCAAAACCAGCACCGGCAGGTAAAGCGGGTGGCTACGGATGACGTCGGCCTGCGGAATGAGATCCGCGATGCTGTAGCTACCGGCGATATGCCCCAGCAGCAAAATACCCACCAGCAGGGCCAATCCGCCCGCACCCGTTACCAGCAGGGCCTGACGGGCGTTATAGCGGGCCTCGGGCCTTTCGTTTTCAAATCCGATAAGCAGATAGGAAGAAAGGGTCGTCAGTTCCCAGAAAACAAACATGGCCAGCAGATTGTCCATCAACACGAGCCCCAGCATCGCGAGCATGAAAATGGAAATCAATACATAAAACCATTTGAGCTTCGGATGACTTCCCAGATATTCACCAGCAAAGACATAGACCGCTGTGCCCACCAGGCTGATAATCATGACAAACAGCAGGCTCAAGCCGTCGATGGCCAGCGACAGACTCACACCCAAACTGGGAATCCAGTCCAGGGCAAGATCAATCCGGCCGCCCGAAGCCATTGTCGGAACCAGGGATGCAGCAGCCAGAAAAATCGAAAACGGCAGCAGCGCCGACCACCATCCGATGGCCGGGGGATGCGCGTATCCACGGGTTTCGGTATGAATGCCCATCAATCCGAATCCGATCCGAATGCTTTGAAGTTTATTCCATCAACGAATTTGTAATCTTAAAACAAATCCTTACCCATGGCAACCAATGGGTATGAAATACCATAAATTTCATAATATGGGGCCATCACCCCCCGATCGATGGGGTATACGAAGCCATCAGGTTTGGTCCGGTCGTATTGAGCGGTCAAGGACCAACTTCTCGGTTCTCAATCCTGGCACAAACTGAGAAAATTATCCATTCCGATAGAAACAAAGCAGTAAAGCATAAAAAAAACCCCCTGCTTGCACAGAGGGTTATCATTTGTTTGGTGGCGATGCAGGGATTTGAACCCCGGACTCTGCGGATATGAGCCGCATGCTCTGACCAACTGAGCTACATCGCCTTAATCAGCCCCATTTTTTAACAGGGGGCTTTGTTAACAGTTCCCATTGGGCAAGTCAAGTTGAAATCCAAATCAGCCACTTATTTTTGTGTTATCGGTACTGCGGATTGGGAGCCGGCAACCTCCAGTGTAAACTCTTCAAGCTTTTCCGGCAGATTTGAAAACACGATCATAAACGGCCGATCTTCGCCCGGCTTGATATTGACATTGACATTGCTGTCGCCGGTGCGATTCCCCAGCCGATTTTTTATCGTCTCCAATGACGCTGTTGAAATCTCGAGATCACTCATCATGTTGCCGCAAAAAACGGTTTCCGTATTCGCCGGTTTCTTGCCTATCGTAAAAAGCCGGCCGGTTATCCGAATAAAGCTTCTGGCATCACTGTAATCATTTCGCACTTTGCCCGTAATCACAAAAAGCCGGCCAATCTGGCTCTGCTCGATAAAGCGGCTGTCCACATCCGTTGTTGCAATCCGAAGGTTCCCCGGATCAGCCGGCGCCGCCTTTTGCAAATCGGAAAGAAAAGGTATCTTGATATCCTTGCCCGACAAATAAAAAAATCCAAGCCCGGCAGCCCCGGCCAAAAGGATTAACATCAAGATGATCATAAACGGCTTATTGCTCCGCTTTTTCGCGACAATCGGTTTTTGAGCCGCCGCCAATGCGTCGGTAGCCGCCACCGGCGCCGCCTCGGCGGTGTCGTCTTCGGCCTTTTCCTCTTCAGCAACAACCGCATTATCCAACTGATCTTCATCAAACTCCAGATTCAGATCCTCGGTTTCCATGGGCAAGTCATCATTGGCCGGCATTTGCGCTGTTCCAACATCTTCGCCTTCTTCTTCAAATACGAGTTCAGGCTCACCTGGAACGGCCGCTGCCACCGCTGCTACCTTGGATGCCGGTTGCTCCATTTCCAAAGACAACTCCTCGTCGGCAATATCGGTATCCGTTACGGGTCCATTCGGTTTGGCAGCCATCAGGCCATCAAGCTCCGAAAGATCCAATGCTTCCGAGGCAACCGCAGCCTGCGACATACCGTCAGCCGCATCGTCTCCCAATGACAGGCTCAACTCCCCGGTCTCTTCATCCAATTGTAGGTCCTCTTTCAGCGCGGACGCTTCTTCCGCCATCATTGCTTCCAAACCCGAGAAATCCAGCTCATCTACAGCCGGGGCCAGGGCTTCAGCGGATTCGGCTGCAGGCAACAGTTCGTCACTATCCGCCGACTCAAGCTTAAAGGCCTCCTGTTCATCACCGGCTTTCAGCGTCTCAACCGGGCTCGATGTTGTCTCCATCATACGATCCAAATCGGACAGATCAAGGTTATCTGCAGGCGCCGCCTCGGTTTCATCCGCCTCTTGCGCGAGCATCTTCTCTATGTCCGCCAAGTCAAAATCGCCTAAACCATTTTTGGGTTTTTGGCCATCTTCCGAATCATCCAGATCAAATATCAGCTCATCAGGTTCCGGCTCAATTTCAAGGTCGTCGCTCGAGTCCTGCTCCATTTCAAGGATTTTCTCAATTTCGGACAAATCCAGCGCGCCCTCGCCCATCGTCGTCATTTGCTCCGCCGGCGACGTGTCCTTCTGAAAACCAATGGTATCAGCCCCGGCGCTCAGGGCATCCGGCGCCTTATCGCCGGCCGCTGTTTCAAGCATCTTTTCGATCTCAGACAGATCAAGCTCCTCCCCAAGGGAAGGCGCGAAATCGGAGGCCGCATTTTCCGGCTCGACAACGGCAAGCGGTTTGGAATCAATCTCTTCCTGAACCGGCATATCAGGGAAAACCGGATCCGTATCCAACGTCTTTTCCGGGTACACGAGGAAAATGTGTTTGCATTTGGAACATCGGACTTTTGAGCCCGATTCCTTCACAAGGCCGTCTTCCAGATTGAAACGGGCATTGCAGTTTTGACAGCTAACAATCATGGCATATCCTCACTGGCTGTTGGTTCCACTTCAAATATTCCGGGCAAGTGCCTATACTTTTCAGCGTAATCCAAGCCGTAACCCACCAAGAATCCCCTGTCTGTAGAATATCCGACATAGTCTGCGTCAAACAATACTTTCCGGCGCTCATGCTTATCAATGAAAACACACACTTTAATTCCGGCAGGTTTCAGGGCTTTTAAGTATTCGATCAGGGAGACGATCGTTAAACCGGTGTCGATGATATCCTCAACGATGAGGACGTTTTTCCCTTCAATATCGATCTCAACGGGTTTGGTAAGCATCACCTGCCCGGAAGAACAAGATTGCTCCGCATAACTCGAGGCGCGCACAAAATCGATTTCCACCGGAATGGTCAAATGGCGAACCAAGTCCGACAAAAATATAAATGCGCCTTTTAGTACGCCGATAAGGACCAATTGCCTGCCCTGATAATCATTCGATATATCCCGAGCCAGCTCAGCGACAATGTGCGCTATCTTCTCTTTTGTGAGCACGGGGGTTAAATTTGTCAGCATCGGCCCTGGCCTAAAAAAACACCGCATTTAAATTAAAAAAGTTTTTCCCGGTAAATCATGTTACGAAACACGGTACATGGGTGAGATGCTCTTGTCAATTAATTTGAGTCGTTACAAGCCGGCTGCCGCCAATTTCTCGATGAGTTCCCGTTGCTCTTTCGTCAGTTTCTTGGGCAGGGAAACCAGAATCTGCACATACAAATCCCCATAACCGCCCTCTTTCATTTTGGGAAGCCCTTGCCCGGGCAGCCGCATTTTCGTCTTATGAGTGGTTCCCGCTGGGATTTTAAGATTTAATTCCTTTCCCTCCAGCGTGGGAATGGACACACTGGTTCCCAGAACCGCCTCGGTCAGCTTGACTTTTCGGGATATAATCAGATCGTACCCGTCCGTATCATAGAGCGCATCCTTGAGCACCTTGGCCTTGATATAAAGATCGCCCGGCGGCCCGCCGAACTGGCTGGGATTGCCTTTACCGGCAAGCCTTAGCTTCTTCCCGGTGATCATGCCTTTGGGGATGGTGACCGACACCTTTTCCACCCGCCCGCCCTGTTGAAGGGTGATGGTCTTTTGAACGCCGGTAACGACTTCCTTAAGCTGAAGCCCCAGCTCATATACCAGGTCTTCGCCCTTCATTCCGGACTGGTCCTGGAATCCCCCGCCAAAAGGAGCCCCCTGGGAAAAAGAAAAGCGTCTTGCCCCTTTTGCGCCGGAAGAAAACCGGCCCCCGCCGAAGCCGAAGTCTTTGAAGATATCGGAAAAGTCAAATCCTCTGAAAATATCTTCTTCGGAAAAGCGCTGCTTAAACCCGTTTGCGCCGAACTGGTCGTATTGCTGGCGCTTTTCTTTGTCACTCAATACGGCGTAAGCCTCACTAAGCTGTTTGAACTTTTCTTCAGCGGCTTTATCCCCTTTGTTCTTGTCTGGATGGTATTTCATGGCCAACTTCCGATAGGCCTTTTTTATCTCTTCACCGGAAGCGCTTTTGGCCACGCCGAGCACCTTATAATAATCCGTTTCGGCCATATACAAATCCCTTCCCCGCGCCCGCCCATTGTCAGCGGCGCTTCATGCAAAACGCTCCTTTATTGAACCTATCTTAAACGATGTTTTCGACGAACCGAAAGCAACCGTCATTTTGGATCAAAGCTTTTAGAATTCACAATATAATTAATATGTTTTATCTAAAATAAGGTAACCGATGGATGGTGTCAAGCTCGGTACCTTTCCGGCTCAACCATCATCCATTCAAACTTTCCTCCGCAGCCGCTGGCTTTGCGCCTTTCGCGGCCTTGAGAGCGATCATCAGCACGGATATAGCCGCCGGCGTCATGCCTTCAATTCTGGACGCCTGCCCAAGGGAAATCGGCCGAAGTGCCGCCAGTTTTCCTTTCAACTCATTGGAAAGCCCCGGGACTTTCAAATACTCAAAGGTCTCCGAAAGTTTTATTCGCTCAAGATTTTGATATTTCTCAATTTCATTGAGCTGGCGCTGAATATACCCTTCGTATTTGATTTCGATCTCCACCTGCTTGGCGACCTTCTCACTGATCGGCCACGGGCTTTTTGCCAAATTATCAACCGCCTTATAATCGATCTGTGCCCGTTTTAACAATTGATCGAGATACACCCCGTTAGACAACGGCGGCGTGTTTCGTTCCGCCAGATACGCGTTCACAATGGCATCGGGTTTAATAACGGTACCACGAATGCGCTCGATTTCTTTTTGAATCAAGGCCTTTCGATCATTCACATCCGCAAGCGCGTCCTTGCTGATCAGCCCCAGGCCATGACCGATCTCCATGAGCCGCAAATCCGCATTGTCTTCACGGAGCATCAGCCTGTACTCGGCACGGGAAGTAAACATGCGATACTGCTCCCGAGTGCCGCGCACAACCAGGTCATCTATCATCACCCCCATATAGGCCTGCGAACGATCCAAAATAAAGGGGGGGCGTCCCTGAATTTTGCAAGCAGCATTTATTCCCGCCCAAAGCCCCTGGGCCGCTGCTTCCTCATACCCCGAAGTGCCGTTGATTTGACCGGCCAGAAAAAGTCCGGCCACTTTCCGTGTCTCAAGCGTCGGCCGCAATTGAATGGGGTTGATGTAATCATATTCAATGGCATAGGCCGGGCGCATGATTTCAGCGGATTCCAACCCCCTTACGGATCGAACGACCTGAATCTGAATGTCGAGGGGAAGACTGTTTCCCAGCCCGCTGGCATAGATTTCGTCCGTATCGATTCCCTCGGGTTCCAAAATGATCTGGTGACGATCCTTGTCCGGAAACCGAACAATCTTATCCTCAAAAGAGGGGCAGTATATGGCGGGGGTTCCCTTGATCATACCGCCATGAAGCGCGGAATGCTTCAGGTTTTTCCGAACCAGTGCATGCACCGTCGAATCGGTATACCCCAGGTAGCTTGGCAACTGCGGCAGGGTAATCTTCTCGGTAAAAAAGGAAAAAGGAATCGGCTTTTCATCGGAAGGTTGCGGCGTGAACGCGTCAAAATCGATGCTCGATCGTTTCAAGCGGGGCGGTGTTCCGGTTTTCATACGCCCGAGGGTAAACCCGAGACGGCTCAGGCTATCGGCCAGG
This DNA window, taken from Desulfobacterales bacterium, encodes the following:
- the panP gene encoding putative pyridoxal-dependent aspartate 1-decarboxylase — translated: MNDKMGPLVSKTLVADWQALERTFLRPENEEAKNTLLKYMEQILFGLNDFLKAHVGITEEKSLKDLSEQFSETRLPKTPEKKLAEVITDLVQDIAPHAVNVASPYFVGHMTAAIPFFMVHLKSITAALNQNVVKLETSKVVSILEKQILAKIHRLVFNREEAFYAEHVQKTESALGCFTEDGTIANITALWVARNRLFGPKPGFDGIEKQGVAAAYSAYDLDRCVILVSRLGHYSLRKAGGILGIGNENVIAIDVDQNHHLDLQCLQKKIRQLKNEGKTRILAIIGIAGATETGTIDPLEALSEISRTYGVHFHIDAAWGGPTLMSDKYRHLLKGIELGDSVTIDGHKQFYMPMSCGMVYFKDPQALDAIAYHARYINRPGSVDLGIKSLSGSREANSLILDSALKIMGTNGYALLIDHGIRTAREFADEIERRADFELTTPPTLNILTYRLYPAKLKQAFADQNKAGKKRIYDILNNINRDVQRHQREAGKSFVSRTSLKGVEPWADERVVLRVVIMNPMTDIRILREILDEQERIYRRTESGYPDMDA
- a CDS encoding cytidylate kinase-like family protein; the protein is MAVITIARQFGAGGRTLGKQVADKLEYDLIDEQIVEAIAMKANVSADWVEAIAKETGSEGFLARLAKKLGPFRKGYTEVAMEKKPGYIDGHLYISLLHQVIPQIAAQDNVVIIGRGSQYILGDRPNTYHFLLIADLEHRVDFMEKHYDIPRKQALFIVEKQTKRRLNLYRYFDKTDYDQPDLYHMVFNMNRVKMEEAVRAVCQLAAGRVF
- the mnhG gene encoding monovalent cation/H(+) antiporter subunit G; this encodes MNDAIAAVMILTGALFSLVAAVGVLRLPDILLRMHAGTKAGTMGAGLILLGVAFYDMETGVTLRALAAICFLLLTAPVSAHLIGRAAYRSGIRIWDRTRIDELGEYCRLTRHCNLHEFEPDPDAEG
- a CDS encoding cation:proton antiporter, producing MDQLLHHAAQVTLVLLLVGIFLAGIRLVRGPDPADRIMALDLISVLIVGFLAALSVYTRRSAVLDVAIAYALVAFLGTVALARWLERRAAKRPGMREEP
- a CDS encoding Na+/H+ antiporter subunit E — encoded protein: MNLLILNTILAIGFSAVLGEFSLGGFVAGFVVGYLALWVTRSLYGQEAYFNRLSKVLRLIAHFLWQLVVSNLRVLWDVITPYHTSRPGIIGIPLDARTDMEITLVANLVSLTPGTLSLDISEDRSILYVHVMFMDDIEVVRAEIKNGIERRVLEVFR
- a CDS encoding proton-conducting transporter membrane subunit, whose protein sequence is MSALPASVVIVPLLFAALAMGMRLHPRRAHELAVAGAALHLILGVALFVQVAQNGIQVVCMGAWDAPFGISLAVDTLAAVMVVITGIIGLASIVYAGSSIDADLVSNGFYALLHILLTGITGAFLTADLFNLYVWFEVMLMSSFGLLVMGRKNIQLDGGVKYVAINIFATLLFITALGLTYGMTGTLNMADLHLKLAHVDPVGMRTAVAMLFVAAFGIKAGIFPLYFWLPAAYHTLPPAVAALFAGLLTKVGVYALMRLTTLVFAVDSAFICRVLLVLALLTMTSGVLGAAAHKDIRRILSFHIISQVGYMVLGLALFTPMALAGAVFYLIHHIIVKASLFLVGGMIWHSGASFDLDHLGGLYHRRPLVAFLFFIPAFSLAGFPPLSGFWAKMILIRAGIEVGAVTAVTVAIVVGLLTAYSMTKIWDKAFWKLAPNQAEKQDLPLNGPSAWMLAPVAVLVLLTVAIGFGVEPVYRLALKSAESMLQPDLYIQAVLGKGVP
- a CDS encoding NADH-quinone oxidoreductase subunit K encodes the protein MELMLPILVGAMVAVSFFLMLCRDLIRFIFALILASNAVNLLILTAGRIGHLAPPLITEGQTLPSGPLANALPQALILTAIVIGFALISFIFVLFYRTYATLGTVDSEAMRVAEPVASTTDKDSKSQEISQ
- a CDS encoding MnhB domain-containing protein, whose translation is MRSIILSTAIRLLVALILVFAVYLLWRGHHLPGGGFAAALVAASGFGLFAMAEGPNLVYQSLRIGPRQLAAAGLILVSTTGVLPMLVGKPFLTGIWWSLTPGVSLGTPLLFDIGVFLVVLGTVLSLILSLEEA